The Polaribacter tangerinus genome has a segment encoding these proteins:
- a CDS encoding PH domain-containing protein, producing the protein MKDSFENIAIHDFPALEEVSFLPVEKKYLKVLILSTFFVFLILFLVLYLVDFYQLVSNQEVINYAYILLSVVFIYSATIIIVGFKKRKYLVRERDISYKKGVFFRKITTVPFQRIQHIEIDQGPVSRFFNLVSISIYTAGDSSDDLKIKGLDANKASQIKEFITQKIDA; encoded by the coding sequence ATGAAAGATTCTTTTGAGAATATTGCAATTCATGATTTTCCTGCTCTAGAGGAGGTTTCTTTTTTACCTGTAGAAAAAAAATACCTCAAAGTGTTAATTCTTTCTACTTTTTTTGTCTTTTTAATATTGTTTTTAGTACTCTATTTGGTAGATTTTTATCAGCTTGTATCAAACCAAGAAGTTATAAATTATGCATATATCTTACTTTCTGTAGTTTTTATTTATTCGGCAACTATTATTATTGTTGGGTTTAAGAAGAGAAAGTACTTAGTTAGAGAAAGAGATATTTCATATAAAAAAGGTGTGTTTTTTAGAAAAATTACTACCGTTCCTTTTCAAAGAATACAACACATAGAAATAGACCAAGGACCAGTTTCTAGGTTTTTTAATTTGGTTTCTATTAGTATTTATACTGCTGGTGATAGTAGCGACGATTTAAAAATAAAAGGGCTAGATGCAAATAAAGCTTCTCAAATTAAAGAATTTATTACCCAAAAAATAGATGCTTAA
- a CDS encoding SPOR domain-containing protein: protein MRNYILFLVFLVFLSCSNKEKNTELPIDNVVVKDSVIPNKKVVIPTKEELIFTVQIAALEKQNNSLRALKEVQIFNENGLTKYRLGRFSSYQEADSLKLQLQKKYQGVFIQALKNNKPIHIKEALAKN, encoded by the coding sequence ATGAGAAACTATATCCTATTTTTGGTGTTTTTAGTATTTTTATCTTGCTCAAATAAAGAAAAAAATACAGAATTACCAATAGATAATGTAGTTGTTAAAGACTCCGTTATCCCTAATAAAAAAGTAGTAATACCTACAAAAGAAGAACTTATTTTTACAGTCCAAATTGCGGCATTAGAAAAGCAAAATAACTCTTTAAGAGCTCTAAAAGAAGTGCAAATTTTTAATGAAAACGGACTCACAAAATACCGTCTTGGACGTTTTAGTAGTTACCAAGAAGCAGACTCTTTAAAACTACAATTACAAAAAAAGTACCAAGGTGTTTTTATACAAGCACTAAAAAACAATAAACCAATTCATATTAAAGAGGCTTTAGCAAAAAACTAA
- a CDS encoding (Fe-S)-binding protein — translation MNVPTMAEMMAQGKQPEVLFWVGAAGSYDDRAKKISKAFVKILHEAKVDFAVLGVEESSTGDAAKRAGNEFLFQMQAMMNIEVLNGYEVKKIVTCDPHSFNTLKNEYPGLGGNYEVFHHTQFIQNLINEGRLKINNTNLKGKRVTFHDPCYLGRANEVYESPRDLIRRLGVNLTEMKRSKRTALCCGAGGAQMFKDAEKGDKEVNILRTEDALETKPEIIATGCPYCNTMMTDGIKFKEKEASVTVKDIAELISEANKL, via the coding sequence ATGAATGTACCAACAATGGCAGAGATGATGGCACAAGGAAAGCAACCAGAGGTGTTGTTTTGGGTTGGCGCCGCTGGAAGTTATGACGACAGGGCAAAAAAAATATCGAAGGCTTTTGTAAAGATTCTTCATGAAGCTAAGGTAGATTTTGCCGTTTTAGGAGTTGAGGAATCCTCTACAGGAGATGCAGCTAAAAGAGCCGGAAACGAGTTTCTTTTTCAAATGCAGGCTATGATGAATATTGAAGTTTTAAATGGATATGAGGTAAAAAAAATAGTTACCTGCGATCCCCATTCATTCAATACACTAAAAAATGAATACCCAGGTTTGGGAGGAAACTATGAAGTTTTTCATCATACACAATTTATTCAGAATTTAATTAATGAAGGACGTTTAAAAATAAATAACACTAATTTAAAAGGAAAAAGAGTTACTTTTCACGATCCGTGTTATTTAGGTAGAGCAAATGAAGTATATGAATCGCCAAGAGACCTCATTCGAAGATTAGGTGTTAATTTAACAGAAATGAAACGAAGCAAAAGAACAGCTTTGTGTTGTGGTGCAGGGGGAGCGCAAATGTTTAAAGATGCCGAAAAAGGCGATAAAGAAGTAAATATTTTAAGAACAGAGGACGCACTTGAAACAAAGCCAGAAATTATTGCAACGGGCTGCCCATATTGTAATACAATGATGACAGACGGAATTAAATTCAAAGAAAAAGAGGCCTCAGTTACTGTAAAAGATATTGCAGAATTAATATCAGAAGCTAATAAATTATAA
- a CDS encoding (Fe-S)-binding protein codes for MQYIPNILFTIALIAGIGFFTLNIRKVIRNINLGKDINRTDQKSARWKNMLSIAFGQSKMVRRPISGILHLIVYIGFVIINIEVLEIIVDGVLGTHRVFKDYIGTATYGFLIGSFEVLAALVFVAVIIFWTRRNVANIKRFLSSEMKGWPKKDGNFILYFEMVLMALFMVMNATDVPFQQAGTGNVISQFISPLFNGFSSENLQLIERTAWWLHILGILVFLNYLYYSKHLHILLAFPNTYYANLQPKGQFTNLESVTNEVKLMLDPDADPYATPVDESTEEVPEKFGASDVTDLNWVQLMNAYTCTECGRCTSACPANLTGKKLSPRKIMMDTRDRLEEVGRNIDANNGTFKEDGKQLLNDYITPEELWACTSCNACVEECPVNIDPLSIIMDMRRYLVMEESAAPQELNAMMTNIENNGAPWPYNQQDRLNWTKEG; via the coding sequence ATGCAATATATTCCGAACATTCTATTTACCATTGCATTAATTGCTGGTATAGGTTTTTTTACGTTAAATATTCGTAAAGTAATTAGAAACATCAATTTAGGAAAAGATATCAATAGAACAGACCAAAAATCTGCTCGCTGGAAAAATATGCTAAGCATAGCTTTTGGACAAAGCAAAATGGTTAGAAGACCAATTTCTGGTATATTACATTTGATTGTTTACATTGGTTTTGTAATAATAAATATAGAGGTTTTAGAAATAATTGTAGATGGTGTTTTAGGAACTCATAGGGTTTTTAAAGATTATATTGGTACTGCTACTTATGGTTTTCTTATTGGTTCCTTTGAGGTTTTAGCAGCACTTGTTTTTGTAGCAGTTATAATTTTTTGGACACGAAGAAACGTAGCAAATATCAAAAGATTTTTAAGTAGCGAAATGAAAGGTTGGCCTAAGAAGGATGGAAACTTTATTTTGTATTTCGAAATGGTTTTAATGGCTCTTTTTATGGTGATGAATGCAACAGATGTGCCTTTTCAGCAAGCAGGAACTGGTAATGTGATAAGTCAGTTTATATCTCCGTTATTTAATGGTTTCTCGTCAGAAAACTTACAACTTATCGAAAGAACAGCTTGGTGGTTGCATATTTTAGGAATTTTAGTATTTTTAAATTACCTTTATTATTCAAAACATTTGCATATTTTACTTGCTTTTCCGAATACATATTATGCAAATTTACAGCCCAAAGGACAGTTTACAAACTTAGAATCGGTTACGAACGAAGTAAAATTAATGTTAGATCCTGATGCAGATCCCTATGCGACACCTGTAGATGAGTCCACAGAAGAAGTTCCTGAAAAGTTTGGTGCTTCTGATGTTACAGATTTAAACTGGGTTCAATTAATGAATGCATATACGTGTACCGAATGTGGACGTTGTACCTCTGCTTGCCCGGCAAATTTAACTGGTAAAAAGTTGTCTCCAAGAAAAATAATGATGGACACAAGAGATCGTTTAGAAGAAGTTGGAAGAAATATTGATGCAAATAATGGGACTTTTAAAGAAGATGGTAAACAGCTTTTAAATGATTATATTACCCCAGAAGAGTTATGGGCATGTACAAGTTGTAACGCGTGTGTAGAAGAATGTCCTGTAAATATAGATCCGCTTTCTATAATTATGGATATGAGAAGGTATTTGGTGATGGAAGAGAGTGCAGCACCACAAGAATTAAATGCTATGATGACGAATATAGAAAATAACGGAGCTCCTTGGCCATACAATCAACAAGATAGATTAAATTGGACAAAAGAAGGATAA
- a CDS encoding MlaD family protein, whose translation MSKELKVGIIAVVIVVGFIWGFNFLKGTNLFDTGTRVFKVEYAKIGGLSKSSPVTINGLKVGKVDKIEFNTTPEKKGYLIVTFHVENDFEFSKNSLVQIYSPNPLSGSSLAIIPDYNGEAAVSGDFLTGEMEESLFTSIGERLDPLQQKIEKVLVSADTLFGGINKILNEKTISEVNRSITDLSATIHQLRSTVSTVNTMIVENKESLKNSIENTKNITENFSKVSDSLASVNFNEIIKNAENAISNFNSVSEKINSGEGTVGKLINDKNMYNNLEAATKELEQLLRDIKLNPKRYIHFSIFGKSPDSYEESPKN comes from the coding sequence ATGTCTAAAGAGTTAAAAGTAGGGATAATAGCAGTAGTAATAGTTGTTGGTTTTATTTGGGGATTTAATTTTCTTAAAGGAACAAATTTATTTGATACTGGTACTAGAGTCTTTAAAGTAGAGTATGCAAAAATTGGTGGATTGTCTAAATCTAGCCCTGTTACCATAAATGGATTAAAAGTAGGAAAAGTAGATAAAATTGAGTTTAATACCACCCCAGAAAAAAAAGGCTATTTAATTGTTACCTTTCATGTAGAAAATGATTTCGAGTTTTCTAAAAATAGTTTGGTACAAATATACTCTCCAAACCCATTAAGTGGTTCTAGCCTTGCTATTATACCCGATTATAATGGAGAAGCAGCAGTTTCTGGAGATTTTTTAACAGGTGAGATGGAAGAAAGCTTATTTACGTCTATAGGCGAACGATTAGACCCGTTACAGCAAAAAATAGAAAAAGTTTTGGTTAGTGCCGACACTTTGTTTGGTGGTATTAATAAGATTTTAAATGAGAAAACTATTTCTGAAGTAAATCGTTCAATTACAGATTTGTCCGCTACAATTCATCAATTAAGATCTACTGTTTCAACAGTAAATACAATGATTGTAGAAAACAAAGAATCTTTAAAGAATAGTATAGAAAATACTAAAAATATCACAGAAAATTTTAGTAAAGTATCAGACAGTTTAGCATCAGTAAACTTTAATGAAATTATTAAAAATGCAGAAAATGCTATTTCTAATTTTAACAGTGTATCAGAAAAAATTAATTCGGGAGAGGGTACTGTTGGTAAACTTATTAATGACAAAAACATGTATAACAATTTAGAGGCTGCCACCAAAGAGTTAGAACAATTGTTAAGAGATATTAAGTTAAATCCTAAAAGATACATCCATTTTTCTATCTTTGGTAAAAGTCCAGATTCTTACGAAGAATCACCAAAAAATTAA
- a CDS encoding N-acetylmuramoyl-L-alanine amidase family protein: MQSQQKHKNIYTSKTTLFRVVFLAMLFISFSAAAQKSYTIVLDAGHGGKDPGNLGNGFKEKNIALKVALLVGKKLEKRPDVKIIYTRKNDVFVDLWKRGDIANHAKADLFVSIHCDSHTSNAYGAGTFVLGLRGNKKNLEIAKRENAVVLLEDNYQDKYKGFDPNSAESVIGLSLLQEENLDKSLTIASLIQHNFAFKLKRNDRKVKQDNFQVLRETIMPSVLVELGFLTNKTEGRYLNSSRGQSQMATAIADAIYKYVENLKLNTVVLSEEDTNDNFIMYKVQIASSKNKIAPKTYNFKGLKNVERVVVGAYFKYYYGNSSSYKNIQKALKEAKLKGYKTAFIVAFKNGEKISVEEALKLPSN; this comes from the coding sequence ATGCAATCCCAACAAAAACACAAAAATATTTACACTTCTAAAACAACTCTTTTTAGGGTAGTATTTTTAGCTATGTTATTTATAAGTTTCTCTGCAGCTGCACAAAAAAGCTACACCATAGTTTTAGATGCAGGGCATGGAGGGAAAGACCCTGGTAATTTAGGTAACGGTTTTAAAGAGAAAAACATTGCTTTAAAAGTGGCTTTATTAGTAGGTAAAAAGTTAGAAAAAAGACCAGATGTTAAAATAATATATACAAGAAAGAACGATGTTTTTGTAGATTTATGGAAACGTGGAGATATTGCTAACCATGCAAAGGCCGATTTATTTGTGTCGATTCATTGCGATTCTCATACTTCAAATGCATATGGGGCAGGAACTTTTGTTTTAGGACTTAGAGGGAATAAGAAAAACTTAGAGATTGCAAAAAGAGAAAATGCAGTAGTTTTATTAGAAGATAATTATCAAGATAAATACAAGGGATTTGATCCTAATTCGGCAGAATCTGTAATAGGTTTGTCTTTGTTACAAGAAGAAAATTTAGACAAAAGTTTAACTATTGCAAGCTTAATTCAACATAATTTTGCCTTTAAACTAAAAAGAAATGATAGAAAGGTAAAACAAGATAATTTTCAGGTTTTACGAGAAACAATTATGCCAAGTGTATTGGTAGAATTAGGTTTTTTAACAAACAAAACAGAAGGAAGGTATTTAAATTCTAGTCGGGGGCAATCGCAAATGGCTACTGCAATTGCAGATGCAATTTATAAGTATGTAGAAAATTTAAAATTAAATACGGTCGTTTTATCCGAAGAAGATACTAATGATAACTTTATAATGTATAAAGTACAAATTGCTTCAAGTAAAAACAAGATAGCACCAAAAACATATAATTTTAAAGGTTTAAAAAATGTAGAAAGGGTAGTAGTTGGTGCCTATTTTAAGTATTATTATGGTAATAGTTCGAGCTACAAAAATATACAAAAAGCTTTAAAAGAGGCAAAGTTAAAAGGTTACAAAACAGCATTTATTGTTGCCTTTAAAAATGGAGAAAAAATTAGTGTAGAAGAAGCCTTAAAATTACCATCTAATTAA
- a CDS encoding putative LPS assembly protein LptD, translated as MLEAIKKDTLLPLKKDTVFKEKKDSLVLQKKDSISLDSLKPKETIEDIIVHVAKDYTIQDAVNKKVTLYNEANITYTEIDLKAGIIVVDYKKNTLFAKGIIDSTGYVQKPVFRQGSEETVQDSIIYNFKTKRALIYGLKTKQGEMFTYGEKTKRVNDSTLYIRKIRFTTSDKDNPDYYIGTSKAKIVPGKKIIVGGSQLFLADVPTPLFLPFAYFPITETSVSGFLIPAFDTGNSVRGIGFQNGGYYFAINNYVDLAITGDAYSNGSWGLRANSNYNKRYRFNGNFNFSFENNINGIRGFDDFSKSSNFNIRWSHNQDQKASPNSRFSASVNLGSSKFFRQSQNQFNIAQTQTNSFNSSINYSKTFVGTPFNMNVTATHQQNTNTEQITMTLPSLTLNMNRVYPFQGKGGVKKNAIQKMGFNYTLEGQYLINTTDSEFLTSKMFETARSGMKHRTGTNTNFKAFKYFTVSPSINYEEVWQFDYIQKKYDANDNIVVTDTLRGFKSFREYNTGVSIATNLYGTFNINKGRLKAIRHTFRPTISYNYRPDFQEKYLQQVRNGNNPNDIESYTAFDRGIYGGPSGGLSNSIGISLNNVLEAKMAPEDPDSDEEDKKVTLLNNLNFRTNYNLAADSLKLSPVTFSAGTRLFKDKLAVNLSGSLDPYKVIKTASGSIINIDEFNPGFLRLTNANLTANYSISSEDFKKDSKEDTQNNQKRDPNNAPDVIGADINPTDGFGSRAGINTDKKDKNKSAELYKATIPWSINLAYSTNYRNNGIDSGEIGVHSLMFSGNVELSPKWKMGYSSGYDFKGGAFTFSRFNFTRDLDSWQFNFNWVPFGTNSSYTFFIGVKSSVLADLKWDKNKPPDRRLF; from the coding sequence GTGTTAGAAGCAATAAAAAAAGACACTTTATTACCTCTAAAAAAGGACACTGTTTTTAAAGAAAAAAAGGACAGTCTCGTTTTACAAAAAAAAGATAGTATCTCATTAGATTCTCTAAAACCGAAAGAAACTATTGAAGATATTATTGTTCATGTAGCAAAAGACTATACCATACAAGATGCTGTAAATAAAAAGGTTACTCTCTACAACGAAGCCAATATTACCTACACCGAAATAGACTTAAAAGCAGGAATTATAGTTGTAGATTATAAGAAAAACACTCTTTTTGCAAAAGGAATAATAGACAGTACGGGCTATGTACAAAAACCTGTTTTTAGACAAGGTAGTGAGGAAACTGTTCAAGATTCTATCATTTATAACTTTAAAACTAAAAGAGCACTTATTTACGGTTTAAAAACAAAACAAGGCGAAATGTTTACCTACGGAGAAAAAACAAAACGGGTAAACGACTCTACGTTATACATTCGTAAAATACGTTTTACAACCTCAGACAAAGACAATCCTGATTATTATATAGGAACAAGCAAAGCAAAAATTGTACCTGGAAAAAAAATTATTGTAGGTGGAAGTCAATTATTTTTAGCTGATGTACCAACACCTTTATTTTTACCATTTGCCTATTTTCCAATAACAGAAACAAGTGTTTCTGGTTTTTTAATTCCGGCTTTTGACACCGGTAACAGTGTTAGAGGTATTGGTTTTCAGAATGGTGGATATTATTTTGCCATAAATAATTATGTAGATTTAGCCATTACTGGCGATGCTTATTCTAACGGTAGCTGGGGCTTAAGAGCCAACTCGAACTATAATAAAAGATATCGCTTTAATGGTAATTTTAATTTTAGTTTCGAAAACAACATCAATGGTATTAGAGGTTTTGACGACTTTAGTAAGTCTAGTAATTTTAACATCAGATGGAGTCACAATCAAGACCAAAAAGCGAGTCCGAATTCTAGATTTTCTGCCTCTGTAAACTTAGGTAGCAGTAAATTTTTTAGACAATCTCAAAACCAATTTAACATTGCTCAAACACAAACTAATAGTTTTAACTCCTCTATAAATTACAGTAAAACATTTGTTGGCACACCGTTTAATATGAATGTAACCGCAACGCATCAACAAAATACAAATACAGAGCAAATAACAATGACCTTGCCATCGCTTACACTAAATATGAACAGAGTGTATCCGTTTCAAGGTAAAGGTGGTGTAAAGAAAAATGCCATTCAAAAAATGGGCTTCAACTATACGTTAGAGGGCCAGTATTTAATAAACACTACCGACAGTGAATTTTTAACAAGTAAAATGTTTGAAACTGCTCGTTCTGGTATGAAACATAGAACCGGAACAAACACCAACTTTAAAGCATTTAAATATTTTACGGTATCGCCAAGTATTAATTATGAAGAGGTTTGGCAATTCGATTATATCCAAAAAAAATACGATGCTAATGATAATATAGTTGTAACCGATACTTTACGTGGTTTTAAAAGTTTTAGAGAATACAATACTGGTGTAAGTATTGCTACAAATTTATATGGTACTTTTAATATTAACAAAGGACGATTAAAGGCAATAAGACATACATTTAGACCTACAATTTCCTATAATTACAGACCCGATTTTCAAGAAAAATACCTTCAACAAGTTAGAAATGGTAATAACCCAAACGACATTGAAAGCTATACTGCTTTCGATAGAGGTATTTATGGCGGACCGTCTGGTGGTCTAAGCAATTCTATAGGAATATCTTTAAACAATGTTTTAGAGGCAAAAATGGCACCCGAAGATCCAGATAGCGATGAGGAAGATAAAAAAGTTACCCTTTTAAACAACCTAAACTTTAGAACTAACTATAATTTAGCAGCAGACAGTTTAAAACTTTCTCCTGTTACTTTCTCTGCTGGAACCAGACTTTTTAAAGATAAGTTGGCCGTTAATTTAAGTGGAAGTTTAGATCCGTATAAAGTTATTAAAACAGCTTCGGGAAGCATTATTAATATTGATGAATTTAACCCAGGATTTTTAAGGTTAACCAATGCCAATTTAACTGCTAACTATTCTATTTCTAGTGAAGATTTTAAAAAAGATTCTAAAGAAGATACTCAGAATAACCAAAAAAGAGACCCTAATAACGCACCAGACGTAATTGGTGCAGATATAAACCCGACTGATGGTTTTGGAAGTCGTGCAGGAATAAATACTGATAAAAAAGATAAAAATAAATCGGCAGAGCTTTACAAAGCTACTATACCTTGGTCTATTAATTTAGCATATTCTACGAATTATAGAAATAATGGAATTGACAGTGGAGAAATTGGGGTTCATAGTTTAATGTTTAGTGGTAATGTAGAACTTTCTCCAAAATGGAAAATGGGATATTCTTCTGGATACGACTTTAAAGGCGGAGCTTTTACATTTTCTAGATTCAATTTTACTAGAGACTTAGACAGCTGGCAGTTCAATTTTAATTGGGTTCCTTTCGGTACAAACTCATCTTATACTTTTTTTATTGGCGTAAAATCTTCTGTTTTAGCCGATTTAAAATGGGATAAAAACAAGCCGCCAGACAGAAGGTTATTTTAA
- a CDS encoding Rid family detoxifying hydrolase codes for MKKVITTSKAPAPIGPYNQAILSGNTLYTSGQIAINPENGELVLKDIKTETKQVMENMKQVLLAADMTFENVIKSSIFISDMNNFTEINAVYAEYFNEETAPARETVEVANLPKFVNVEISMIAVK; via the coding sequence ATGAAAAAAGTAATAACAACATCAAAAGCACCTGCTCCAATTGGCCCATATAACCAAGCAATTTTAAGTGGAAATACATTGTATACCTCAGGGCAAATAGCAATTAATCCAGAAAATGGTGAATTAGTTCTAAAAGATATAAAAACAGAAACGAAACAAGTTATGGAAAACATGAAACAGGTTTTATTAGCTGCGGATATGACTTTCGAAAACGTAATTAAATCCTCTATTTTTATCTCTGACATGAACAATTTCACAGAAATAAATGCTGTTTATGCAGAATATTTTAATGAAGAAACAGCTCCTGCAAGAGAAACTGTAGAAGTTGCCAACTTACCTAAATTTGTAAACGTAGAAATAAGCATGATTGCTGTTAAGTAA
- the gap gene encoding type I glyceraldehyde-3-phosphate dehydrogenase → MIKVGINGFGRIGRLAFRSSVLRDNVQVVAINDLLDVDYLAYMLKYDSVHGKFDGTVDVKDGKLVVNGNEIRITAERDPANLKWDEVGVDFVIESTGFFLTEETAGKHLEAGAKKVVLSAPSKDHTPMFVMGVNNHELKADQKIFSNASCTTNCLAPITKVLHDNFGIAEGLMTTVHAATATQKTVDGPSMKDWRGGRSAIGNVIPSSTGAAKAVGKVIPAMNGKLTGMAFRVPTMDVSVVDLTVKLEKATSYDQICAAMKAASESGPMKGVLGYTEELVVSQDFVGDTRTSIFDAKAGIALNDNFVKVVSWYDNEMGYSTKIVDLIEYAATL, encoded by the coding sequence ATGATAAAAGTAGGAATTAACGGATTTGGAAGAATAGGAAGATTAGCATTTAGATCTTCGGTTTTAAGAGACAATGTTCAGGTAGTAGCAATTAACGATTTGTTAGATGTAGATTATTTGGCATATATGCTAAAATATGACTCTGTACACGGTAAATTTGATGGTACTGTAGATGTTAAAGACGGTAAATTAGTTGTTAACGGAAACGAAATTAGAATTACTGCAGAAAGAGATCCAGCAAATTTAAAGTGGGATGAGGTAGGTGTAGATTTTGTAATTGAGTCTACTGGTTTTTTCTTAACAGAAGAAACGGCCGGAAAACATTTAGAGGCTGGAGCTAAAAAAGTAGTTTTATCAGCACCATCTAAAGACCATACTCCGATGTTTGTTATGGGAGTAAATAACCACGAGTTAAAAGCAGATCAAAAGATTTTTTCGAATGCTTCGTGTACTACCAACTGCTTAGCACCTATAACTAAAGTGTTACATGATAATTTTGGTATTGCAGAAGGATTAATGACTACTGTTCACGCTGCTACAGCTACCCAAAAAACTGTAGATGGACCGTCTATGAAAGATTGGAGAGGTGGACGATCTGCTATTGGAAACGTAATCCCTTCTTCTACAGGAGCTGCAAAAGCTGTAGGAAAAGTAATTCCTGCTATGAACGGAAAACTAACAGGTATGGCTTTTAGGGTACCAACAATGGATGTTTCTGTTGTAGATTTAACAGTAAAATTAGAAAAAGCAACTTCTTACGACCAAATTTGTGCGGCTATGAAAGCAGCTTCAGAAAGCGGGCCAATGAAAGGTGTTTTAGGATATACTGAAGAATTAGTAGTTTCTCAAGATTTTGTTGGTGATACTAGAACTTCAATTTTTGACGCCAAAGCAGGAATTGCTTTAAATGATAACTTTGTAAAAGTTGTTTCTTGGTATGATAATGAAATGGGATACTCTACAAAAATTGTAGATTTAATTGAGTATGCAGCTACTTTATAG
- the pfkA gene encoding 6-phosphofructokinase: MKKIKKIAVMTSGGDAPGMNAAIRSVVRACAYYRVSCVGVYRGYEGLIDGDFIELTARSVNNIINKGGTILKSARSKEFRTKEGRAKAYEHLKENGIEAMVVIGGDGSFTGAVIFNEEFNFPVIGIPGTIDNDIFGTSHTLGYDTALNTAVEAIDKIRDTASSHNRLFFVEVMGRDAGFIALNAGVGAGAEEILIPEEDLGLDRMLESLKKSRRTGKSSSIVVVAEGDKSGKNVYELAKYVEENLPEYDVRVSVLGHMQRGGSPSCFDRVLASRLGVKSVELILDGKTNLMVGLKDNEVISTSIADAIKGGHSINQELLRVSDIMTT; the protein is encoded by the coding sequence ATGAAGAAAATAAAGAAAATAGCGGTCATGACTTCTGGTGGAGATGCACCAGGAATGAATGCAGCAATAAGATCTGTAGTGAGAGCATGTGCTTATTACAGAGTTAGTTGTGTAGGTGTATACCGAGGGTATGAAGGTTTGATTGATGGAGATTTTATTGAGCTTACAGCAAGAAGCGTAAACAATATTATTAATAAAGGAGGTACCATTTTAAAATCTGCAAGATCTAAAGAATTTAGAACTAAAGAAGGAAGAGCAAAAGCATATGAACACCTGAAAGAAAACGGAATTGAAGCAATGGTCGTTATTGGTGGAGATGGCTCTTTTACAGGTGCAGTAATTTTTAATGAAGAATTTAACTTCCCAGTTATTGGAATTCCAGGAACCATTGATAATGATATTTTTGGAACATCACACACTTTAGGGTATGATACCGCACTTAATACTGCTGTAGAGGCAATTGACAAAATTAGAGATACTGCTTCTTCTCATAACAGATTGTTTTTTGTTGAGGTAATGGGTAGAGATGCAGGTTTTATTGCCTTAAATGCAGGAGTTGGTGCTGGTGCAGAAGAGATATTAATTCCCGAAGAAGACCTTGGGCTAGACAGAATGTTAGAATCTTTAAAGAAGAGCCGAAGAACAGGTAAATCTTCTAGCATTGTTGTTGTTGCAGAAGGCGATAAATCTGGTAAAAACGTATATGAGTTAGCTAAATATGTTGAAGAAAACTTACCGGAATATGATGTTAGAGTATCTGTTTTAGGACACATGCAAAGAGGAGGTTCACCTTCTTGTTTCGACAGAGTACTGGCAAGTAGGTTAGGAGTAAAGTCTGTAGAATTAATTTTAGACGGTAAAACAAATTTAATGGTTGGTCTAAAAGATAACGAAGTAATAAGTACAAGTATTGCAGATGCAATAAAAGGAGGTCATTCTATTAATCAAGAACTTTTAAGAGTTTCTGATATTATGACCACATAA